A section of the Rhizomicrobium sp. genome encodes:
- a CDS encoding type II toxin-antitoxin system VapB family antitoxin translates to MRTTVTLDDELLADAEKYTGITERTALLNAGLKALIERAAARRLAALGGSQPRLKAPPRRRFGKS, encoded by the coding sequence ATGCGCACGACCGTAACGCTCGACGACGAATTGCTCGCGGATGCGGAGAAATATACCGGAATCACGGAGAGAACCGCGCTCCTGAACGCCGGACTCAAAGCCCTTATCGAGCGGGCCGCTGCGAGGCGGCTTGCCGCTCTTGGCGGATCGCAGCCCAGGCTGAAGGCGCCCCCTCGCCGCCGTTTCGGCAAGTCGTGA
- a CDS encoding PIN domain-containing protein — MILADTSVWIDHLRARDPSMDRLLLADEVAMHPFVLGELALGHLRPRKGILDTLRHLPPAERAEDEEVVEFVDRYQLFGTGLGYVDVHLLTGAALSFCGIWTRDKRLRAFAEKLGIAAKGLN; from the coding sequence GTGATTCTCGCGGATACGTCCGTCTGGATCGATCATTTGCGCGCGCGCGATCCTTCGATGGATCGACTGTTGCTTGCAGATGAAGTGGCAATGCATCCCTTTGTGTTGGGCGAGCTTGCGTTGGGCCATCTCCGTCCCCGCAAGGGGATTCTGGATACGCTGCGCCATCTGCCGCCTGCCGAACGGGCAGAGGATGAAGAAGTGGTCGAATTCGTCGACCGTTATCAGCTCTTTGGTACCGGCCTTGGTTACGTCGACGTCCATCTATTGACCGGCGCCGCATTGTCGTTTTGTGGTATCTGGACCCGCGATAAGCGTCTTCGTGCCTTTGCCGAGAAGCTCGGCATCGCGGCCAAGGGCTTGAACTGA
- a CDS encoding CoA ester lyase has translation MILRSLLFVPADSEKKLARAASSPADALILDLEDSVAPGNRAKARGLAREFLKGGHRPAIWVRINPVGSPDFVADMAAVVASAPTGLVVPKPDGPQDLLILDAHLITLETEAGLAQRSIKLLPVATETPTAVLSLGDYRSPPPRLAAMSWGAEDLAAALGAAINRDDDGEFLFVHQMVRAMVLIAAKAARVDAIETLHADFRDGAGLDRAARRAQREGFSGMLAIHPDQVGPINAAFTPSPADVAHATKVVAAFASGAGVASLDGKMLDQPHLKQARHVLALAAALQ, from the coding sequence ATGATCCTCCGCTCCCTCCTCTTCGTCCCCGCCGATTCCGAGAAGAAGCTCGCCAGGGCGGCATCCTCGCCGGCCGATGCGCTGATCCTCGACCTCGAGGATTCCGTCGCGCCCGGCAACCGCGCCAAAGCCCGCGGCCTCGCCCGCGAATTCCTGAAGGGGGGCCACCGCCCCGCGATCTGGGTGCGCATCAATCCGGTCGGCTCGCCCGATTTCGTCGCCGACATGGCGGCCGTCGTGGCGTCCGCGCCCACCGGCCTCGTGGTCCCGAAGCCCGACGGGCCGCAGGACCTGCTCATCCTCGACGCGCATCTGATCACGCTGGAGACCGAGGCCGGCCTCGCCCAGCGCTCGATCAAGCTGCTCCCCGTCGCCACCGAAACCCCGACCGCCGTGCTGTCGCTCGGGGACTATCGCTCGCCGCCGCCGCGCCTCGCCGCGATGAGCTGGGGCGCCGAGGATCTCGCCGCCGCGCTCGGCGCCGCGATCAACCGCGACGACGACGGCGAATTCCTCTTCGTGCACCAGATGGTGCGCGCGATGGTCCTGATCGCCGCCAAGGCCGCTCGCGTCGACGCCATCGAGACCCTGCACGCCGATTTCCGCGACGGCGCCGGCCTGGACCGCGCCGCCCGCCGTGCCCAGCGCGAGGGCTTCTCCGGCATGCTCGCGATCCATCCCGACCAGGTCGGGCCGATCAACGCCGCCTTCACGCCGTCGCCCGCCGATGTCGCGCACGCGACCAAGGTCGTCGCCGCCTTCGCCTCGGGCGCCGGCGTCGCGTCGCTCGACGGCAAGATGCTCGACCAGCCGCATCTCAAACAGGCGCGCCATGTGCTGGCGCTCGCCGCCGCGCTCCAATAG
- the hfaB gene encoding holdfast anchoring protein HfaB: MTLRGKKYLLQPLVLVIAGLSLAGCISPQADSITGRYTAPIGGSPVISNETPYSAALRCMSGYTGQRPLKIAVGQIADYTGKSESDNSGRKITQGAALMAMSALSKAGVHLVERFDTSVAEMELKYANNKLIGADPAGGQAGGPDYRQIIAGSIPGSDYYLVGGITELNFNIRSEGASGDGGGTATNGLKGTVGGNMYVMNVGLDLRLVDTKTLQVVDVISYQKQIIGHQISAGVFDFLGANFFDASVGESALEPIQLAVRSVIERAVLEMTARLYRTNGSCAASTDPLADGNDHPAPLPYHANNNPVTARNEEHTNDASRQDPYRFYGSSDPAGNGLRGSE, translated from the coding sequence ATGACTCTTCGCGGAAAAAAATATCTCCTACAGCCGCTGGTCCTCGTGATCGCCGGCCTGTCGCTCGCCGGCTGCATCAGCCCGCAGGCCGACAGCATCACCGGCCGCTACACGGCGCCGATCGGCGGCTCGCCGGTGATCTCCAACGAGACGCCCTATTCCGCCGCGCTGCGCTGCATGTCCGGATACACCGGCCAGCGTCCGCTGAAGATCGCGGTCGGCCAGATCGCCGACTACACCGGAAAGAGCGAAAGCGACAATTCGGGACGCAAGATCACCCAGGGCGCCGCCCTGATGGCGATGAGCGCGCTCTCGAAGGCCGGCGTGCACCTCGTCGAGCGCTTCGACACCTCGGTCGCCGAGATGGAGCTGAAATACGCCAACAACAAGCTGATCGGCGCGGATCCGGCCGGCGGCCAGGCCGGCGGCCCCGACTACCGCCAGATCATCGCCGGCTCGATCCCGGGCTCCGACTACTACCTGGTCGGCGGCATCACCGAGCTCAACTTCAACATCCGCTCGGAAGGCGCCAGCGGTGACGGCGGCGGCACGGCCACCAACGGGCTCAAGGGCACGGTCGGCGGCAACATGTACGTCATGAATGTCGGCCTCGACCTTCGCCTGGTCGACACCAAGACGCTGCAGGTGGTCGACGTGATCTCCTACCAGAAGCAGATCATCGGCCATCAGATCTCGGCCGGCGTGTTCGACTTCCTGGGCGCGAACTTCTTCGACGCCTCGGTCGGCGAAAGCGCCCTGGAGCCGATCCAGCTCGCGGTCCGCTCGGTGATCGAGCGCGCCGTGCTGGAGATGACGGCGCGGCTCTACCGCACCAACGGCTCCTGCGCCGCCTCGACCGACCCGCTCGCCGACGGCAACGACCATCCCGCGCCGCTGCCCTATCACGCCAACAACAACCCCGTCACCGCCCGCAACGAGGAACACACCAATGACGCGTCTCGCCAAGATCCTTATCGCTTCTACGGTTCTAGCGATCCTGCCGGGAATGGCCTGCGCGGGTCAGAGTAA
- the hfaA gene encoding holdfast anchoring protein HfaA, producing the protein MAKLLPFRIAAAALIAAGAVATAAHAGDYSNASAYNAPFGMQAGQENAPPNASLRDANGNLTVVNGQFTSANFGTSAGASASGSGAGSSYAGAGMSGASSTVGAATAIGNQLNVVTLGNNNTVVVNAVQTNNGNQTATNTVNGH; encoded by the coding sequence ATGGCCAAGCTCCTCCCGTTTCGCATTGCCGCCGCCGCGCTGATCGCCGCCGGCGCCGTCGCCACGGCCGCACACGCCGGCGACTACAGCAATGCCAGCGCCTACAACGCGCCGTTCGGCATGCAGGCCGGCCAGGAGAACGCGCCGCCCAACGCTTCGCTGCGCGACGCCAACGGCAATCTCACCGTGGTGAACGGACAGTTCACCAGCGCCAATTTCGGCACCTCGGCCGGCGCCAGCGCGTCGGGCTCGGGCGCCGGAAGCTCCTACGCCGGCGCTGGCATGAGCGGTGCATCGAGCACCGTGGGCGCGGCAACGGCCATCGGAAACCAGCTCAACGTCGTGACTCTCGGAAACAACAACACCGTCGTCGTCAACGCGGTGCAGACCAACAACGGAAATCAGACAGCCACCAATACCGTCAACGGCCACTAA